The Prionailurus bengalensis isolate Pbe53 chromosome E4, Fcat_Pben_1.1_paternal_pri, whole genome shotgun sequence region ggtgcttttatttattatttacctcTAGCATTGTGAAAGGTCACATTTCAAACTATCTTTTATGCTATATTCTCCGGTCTGGGGTGTATGTGTGGAATATCCTTGAATCAAAACAGTGTCTGTTCATGGGATGGCAATATAAATGTTGGTGTCtgaagacagggaagaaaaatgataaCATGTGGTTTTAAACTCAAAAGTCCaggggtggggagttggggggaggcCTGGCATAAATAGCTTTTTTCCTCATTCAGTCATGTTTCAGATGTTCTGGGGGATGGTACACTACCAAATCCCGTGAAGGAAATCCATAAAGGGATATTGATCTTAAATGGGTGAAGACATGCTAGCAAGTTGAGGAGCAGATCAGAAAACTTAGTTTtcacaaatttctttaaaaatgaaagcatgaagAACCTACCTGCCCTTTCCTGGTGTGCTTTTAGTTAAATTACTTTTGACAATCTACCATGCCCATAGATTCAAAGAAGTAGTGGTCTACTCTCTAAGAAGTCTccagacttttccttttttaagccATCAGAATCAAGTGCTGACCCAATCTGTTGGCCACAGCATTTAAGTCTGACCCCTAAAACCAAGCTTCCTTACCCTTACTCTACATCCTGGAGGCATTTTGGCAGGAGCCAAAAAATGTGAGGGAACACAGGCATTTACCTAATGGTCAAAGAGTAATCCTTTAGAAGTTTGTGAGGTCCAATTGGGAACCTCAGGCAATGGTGGGGTGTTGGGGGGTGAGTGCCGAGGAACGTGTGCTTGGTTGATCACAGCAGAGGGTGTTCAAGGTTATAAGAATGTGTGCTAAGCCAGCACTCTGGGTAGAAAGTAAGGTGGGCATTATCAAACCTGGTTTTGCAGTGATAACACCTATATATGAAAGATAATTACTGAAACTCCTGCAGGAAAAATAAGCTTTATTCTAAGTCTGAAATtatctggtttctttttaaaaaaattttttttcaacatttatttattattgagagacagacacagagcgtgagcaggagaggggcagagagagagggagacacagaatccgaagcaggctccaggctccgagctgtcggcccagagcccgacgcggggctcaaactcacaaactgcaagatcatgacctgagctgaagtcggtcgcttaaccagctgagccacccaggtgcccctgaaatcacCTGGTTTCTAACAGCGTTTTCCTCATTGacagttatttttctaaatgcttgGGAATAAGCAGTCACAATTTCACTCGGGATCCCACAGTTGGCAACACTGCTGGAGTGGAAGCTAGCCTTTGGCGGGACACAGGTGTTCAAATCTTTCAAATCCTAAGTATCCCTCTACCTTCAACCCCATCTTTCCGCTTCACAAAGTGATTCTTAAGGAAAACTGGCACAGAAAGCAGATTTTCACGTAGGCCGGAAACACGAGGCAAAGGGAGTCCTCTGGCGTCCTGTGGTCCCACCAGAGGAGGTGACCGTAGAGGTGAGAGCCAGGGCCGCCCACGGACGCTGCCATTGCGATGGGCGGCAGGACGTGGCTGCGGCTCCCAGCTGCCTCTCCACGTAAGGACTCCATGAAATTTAACACATGCTCCGCATTAAGTTCCCGGCATATGGATGGCTCAAAACAAAACCACTACATTCAGCTAGGTATCAGTCCAAATTCTTCTAAACCTGAAAATTATCTAAAAAAGGCCTTTTCAGACTTGTGCCGAGAACTGAAACtaagctgtttatttttttttttttctttttgtctacacattccaaaaggaaagaaatgacatgatctcaagggttgtgggttcaagccccgtgtcgggctctgtgctgccagtacagagcctgcttaggattctctctctgcccctcccctgctcctgctctctctcaaaccttaaaaaaaaaaaaaaaagaaaagcaagcaatgACACACCTAAGTTGGAAcctgttttttaatctttctcatCTAGTACATCCCTCTAAAAGTCTGCTAAGGTCTCCTAAAGCAGGGCTTTTCATACTTCAATGGAAAGCAGTATTCCTTATACGTTTCCTTTAGTAAACACAGGAAAGGGAAGTTTTCTCCCAAAAGGTTTATTTGTCACATTTCAAGTACACAACCAAATAGATCCAAATATTGAACCAGGTATACATATCTGTACGTATATTACTTAGGCCTACACAACCCATCTGTACATTCTAATATAGTCACCAACACCTTCTCTTTAGTAAAAAGCATCacctctaaaaaaacaaactttcttaTTAGTAACACTGCCAGATGTAAATTGTGTTCCCTTTACCATCTGAAAGGAGAGGAACAGATACTTCATAGGAATTAGGGAGTTTCTAAGTATAAATCCCGTATGTTTACGTGGgcttcttaaaatatattctataggAATAATCAACAGGTGAAACTACCAATAAAAGTCTTTGGGCGTATTAACTGTAAAAGAAACTTAAGTTCTGAGAAGAAACTTCATAAGGTCAATTACAttccagagtttttattttggcttttaatgCAAAGAAAGGACTTTATCTTGTCTAACAGCACAGCATTTCTAAGTCCTATTTTCTACGGAGTTATAATGAATTTTTAGGGAGCTAcctaaatctgttaaaaaaattaaaccggTCACTAAAGGAGGTATATGATTTTTAACACTGTGTAGGTTATTTCAACCAAAATGCGAGAGCACAGTTCttcaggagaaaggcagaaattTTAGGCTTGCCAGATACAGAGTATATGCTGTCACTGAACACACAGATGTCCTGCTGATCACGGGGACTAAATTATAACGGCTTCTTTGTTCTAGGATGTCATCTACCTCACATGCAGACCCAAGGATACTAAGCCTCAGATGCCTCTCAGATGCCTAAAAACATCATTCCCGGCACAGACTTTTTCTCAGTGCTCACTCCCATAACTGGGAACacatacagacatacagacaTATGGGTCATTATCAAAGTCAGATTTGTATGAACGGCTTCACAGTAGCAACGCAAAAGGTACTCAGTGCCACATTTCCACAGGAAAGGCTATATTTACACCACACACTTCAGTCTTGAAATGTGGACCCCCCAAAACATTCAATTCTCAATAACCAATGAATTTGCTGAGGCCCCCCTACCCTCAAGTCACCCTCGTTCAGCAGAGCGAAAGCCCCTCCTTGGCTGCGAGGCGCTGGCGGTGGACTTTGTCTTGCTGCAGCTCTTCGTGATTTGGATGCCAGAGTTTCGTGATGATCCTTTCAATGTTGAGAGCATATACGGTGTGTGTGGGAATGACTTCCCTGTGTACCTGCGATTAAAACAGTAGCGTGCCTCCCGTTACGCTTCGGTATATCCCTCTTCCCGACACGCACAATTAAAAAGTAAGGTTTACATCAACGAAACATTCACACGCCAACCTCTAAGCTACAAGCCAGAGCCTAATGAAGCTCCAACTgggaacaagaaaacaaagaaatgacgAGCTTCTGAAATAGGAGCGGGAAcaagaggatttcttttttcccgttttctttttcactgggcaagtgggggctgggagaggtaAGTTAGGAGGGAGGTGTGGGCCCCGGATTTGAAAAATGATGGTAGTACTAATGGCTTGAATAAcaaacaacaggggcacctgggtggctcagtgggttaagcgtccggctctcgatttcggctcgggtcacgatctcacagttctgcgggtctgagccccacgttggggcttgggcacctctctctcccccaactcccacACTTGCtctcatgtactctctctctctctctctctctctctctcaaaataagtaaagtgacttaaaaaagataaataacaaacaataaaaactgaaaaccaaaaagCCAAGAAGAGGAAAAGCTACTGAATATCTTTGTATCTTTGCAAACTTAAAGAAACTCTGAACCTATCCATAAATCTAGGTACACCTTAAGGAGCCAAGAGTTTTACCTGCAAAGCTTCAAAAAGGTCATACATGTTGACTGGAGGCAAAGCGGCAGGCAGAGTGTCCCCAGAGCATGCCAGCAGGAGGGCGGCCTGCTGCTCGGCGTCATCAGGAGGCGGGTGAGAGGCCGGGTTATGACCCGCACAAGGAGCAGAAAAGGCTGGAGGACtgaaaacaaagtattttcaaaacGTTCCCAATAACTATGAACGAGACAAGCGGATAACGAAAATAGCAATGGGCTTTTAATACATCTcgcaaaaatatcttaaaaataattaaaaacccaATTAGAAATTACTTTTTAGCTAGTATATTACGTGAGTGgcctgtaattttaatttttaaaggcagcCCATCTGGCAGGCTGGAAACAAAATGTAGAGCAACTAAATTTACACTCCTCTCCCCAcaatgttgaaatatttattaagctcagGATGCTGGGCCAAAATTGTTTCCTGCCCTTCAAATGCTTCTAGTCAGGAGCGGGGGAGAAAAAAGACCTTAACTAAAggagaatgaaattgaaaaactGACTTGGGAGAGGAAGATACATGTAACTGGAGACAACAGGATTGAAAAATTACACGCAAGAAGACACAGCGCAGAATAAGCAACAGGCAAAAACGGAGGATGAAGAAAATCCAAATCTTGCCAGTTTCCCAAAACAGGACCCAGATACAGTATCAGCGGGGAAGTCGGGCATAATTGGTGTGTCCCGATACAGTAGGAGATGACCTGTACAGTTTCGAAGAACACCCAGAAGGTAAAACAACAGTGAGGAGGCAGCTCAGACGAACGCACAGGCGGGTAGAAGCGTGGGGGTGAGCACCGGACAAAGGCGGCCCTGTTGGGCAAACAAGCAGTGACAGGGAGCCAGTCGCCCTCCAGGGGCAGGCCAGCGGCGAGGGGGCAAGCTCGGGAGGCCTGGCAGGGTCACAGACGCTGCTCTCAGCATTCACCCACTTTGTCGGTTGggtttttcttctagaaaaggaGGACTTACAAATGAGAACAAATACTCCTACACAGACATGCCTGAATGAGACTGAGAATAGAAATCTTCACATTTGACAATCTAAATATAAATAGTGAACCTAATTTAAGATGGCGCTcttcgggacgcctgggtggctcaatcggttaagcatccgactcttggtttcggctcaggtcacgatctcatggtttgggagttcgagcccccgtgccaaggctctgcgctgtcagtgtggagcctgcttgggattctgtctctctccctcttgctccctctctctgcccgcttCCCTCCTCACGctctccctcgccctctctcaaaataaataaataaacttaaaaaaaaaaaaaaagaggatgctCTTCAAAATGGGCCTTGTGAGCCACCTCAAGGTTTTCAGCCATGAAGTAGGCACTGGTACGACCCCTTTCCATGTGGTGTCAACACTCTTGGCCGTGCCCAACTCTCTTCTTGGTTTTCCCACCCTACACTCTTCCCTACCacacctcctcccttcctttcttgttAGTTCTTCACTATCATCACTCCCACCAGGTTCCAGGTCACACTTTTCTCTCTGAACTTGTACCTCCCTGTCATCTCCCTCACCAACCAGCTAACGAGCGCTCCGAGAAACCCAGTCACTTCAGTTACCACAAAGAACATTACAtcactgctttttctttcccaaagggCTTAAAATTTGGACTACATTATTTGTagggaaggcagaaaggaagtaGAGGGCTGAAAGCAGACAACACACGGATGAAAAGAAAGGTAATCCAGGTCATCTCGTAAAGCGAAGACTGAGGACATTAGAAGTCCTGGGAGACCCTCCGTGGAACGTGGACGGAAGAAGCCCAGAGACGGGGGCAGGGACCAGGCTGCACACCAGCATGCCAAGAACAACCTGATGACACCCAACACAGGCCACCCTCTCAAGGTAGAGCTACAGAACCTGGAGGaacacctcccacccctcctcccgcCATCAAGATACCCAACCCTGACCCAACAATCATAGGCCGTGCTTCTGACTGAAAGCCCGCCTCCACGACCAAGCAGGTGCTGCCCCTTACGAGCCCTCGGAACTCCTCACCTCGGGGAACCGCTCCAATCCACCTGAGAAAGTGGGCCCGGGGCGCTTGCATAACCACATGCGGCAGCCAAACTCTGCGCCCTCACTTGTGACAAGCGATACCAAACTAATTCACTAGTTATCGTGCAAGGATGCAACTTAAAATAGAACTGCACTGCTCTCAAAGGTACCTTAGACTGACAGAAACACAATTATTTAACAGTGGTCTAACACATAATAGTAGTGTACCAGCTAGAAAGGATGGAtgcaaaaccacaagaaacttcATATACCTTTCTATTAAGCTGTTGTAAGCTACTACGCTATTCTTCAGGTATGGTTGTGGGGTTACGTTACTACCAAAGGCATATTTAAAATGACCATCACGTAACCGATAAGCTTTCCTTCTCGACACAACTGACGTCAATATATCTTTAAGGTGATTctgtaaaaacaaaggaaagaaaaagaacatgaacTCCTGTTTAAGAGCAAATCATAAAACTTCCATTGACCAAAAAATGTTTCCTAGCATTTAGCGGATGGAGACATGAGACAGGCTAGCATGTGGTGGAACCAAAGTTCACCAAAAGGCCACAGAACCACATCAGAGCAGGAAGGTACGGGAAAGAGAGAGATGCgttgtttttatttggttctaTTTAATAGGTGCTTGCTCTACATGaaatttattaaagttatttatgGTTTCTAAATTGACTCCTCTCTCAAAAGAGATTTTCAGACGGttttaaataaaagtacaaaaataaatacataaaatttctaaaaggagGCAAACGACCCTGAAACCTGGTTTAAAATAGGACAAACAGTTCCAAGATGTCAGATTTATTGGCTACAATGCCCAATCTACTAGAATCCTGCCATAAAAGAACCATGGCTCTCTCAAAAGTCACATACACAACAGATATATAGGAAATAAACCGAAAAttaggtatttgatgcttctttATGAGAGCCGAGTACATAAGGGATAGAAAGTGtctgtgaaaataaaaagagctGATCCCAGCCTGCCATTAATAACAGGTGAGGCAGGATCACCTGTTTCAACTATACCAGTAAGATAATCTCATATCCAGGCCTTCCTGATACAATTTGTAATTTCCACACACTGAATTTATTAAATGTGTGTAACTTCATGAGATAGCGATTATAATCTTTGAGGTACATGTGAGGAAACGGGAGGCCCCAAGTACTGGAAGAATTACCCAGTATTACCTGACATGTCCGTGCACTATAGAACCCAATGCGTATTTTGGCAAATAACGAAGTGAAtaaagtgaatggataaatgagtgGGCTGAGAGAAGGATCCTACTGTTTAGACACCAAGTCTAATGCTCCTGAAATGCTGGGACACAACAAAAAACAGTGATTTTCATCGTTAGGATTCTCaatctcaatttttttccttaaaaactgTGCCGGTGTTAACAAATTAAACACCAAAACACGCCAAAGTGTTATGCCGTAAGGAGCCTCTCTGAAAAGCTAACTGAAGGCAACTGCATGGACTATGAGGTgtttttcccctcaaaagaaaacaattccggggtgcctgggtgattcagtcggttaagggtccgactcttgatctcagctcaggtcttgatctcaggatcatgagttcaagccccgcattgggctccacatgggcatgaagcctacttggaaagaaaaaaaaaaagagagagagagagagagaaaaagaaaaagagggaaaaaaagaaaacaatttcaatgACGACAATTCTGACATCGGTaatattttgattcttttcttgcAGTACCAACTTTCAACGACACACACAAGCTCGTTACATTCAACCTGTAAAACTGTTTCTGCCACCAGCAAACCAACCTCCACCGCGTAGACAACAGCTGAGACGGCCTCCTCCGTGACGTTGTCCAACCCGTGCTCGTAAGCCGTCACTATCATTCTCCCTTCAAGCTGACCCCGGGTGGGAAGCATCATTGTGTGGGAACAAAGTTTCAACTCATCATCATCTTGGGGATCCTTTGCCACAAACTGCTGGGCTCCCGAGAGGGGATTTTGAGGCTGGAATCTATGCTATGGGCaagaaaacttttcaaaatgattCATCACAGTGGCAAGTAAGAAGACACGATATATTGGACTTGGGCTCCCACAAATTAATGCCACCAAAACAATActactggatttaaaaaaaaagaagtcactcaTGCACAAATAATCACAGATTCACACCCCTTACATAGCAATAATGAAGACATGAATTAAGGGGAATAATGGTAGTATGCCCAGCAGTTTATTCTATTCAACTGATACCTTGGTGATCACAGAATATACGGCTCTGTGCTAAAAATAACAATTAGGGGAAAGGAGAAGatataaaactattttcaaacaACTCAGAGCATTCTCAGTATACTTGTAAGTAAGCAGGTTCTGAAAGTAGAAATATATAGTAATACTTTGTTTAAGCTCTAAAAAAAAGCGTAGCTAACCAACATAACAGACCTAATAACAGATATTCCAAGAGAATGCCAGATAGTATAAACTATCTTGCTATCATCCTCTACTTACAATTCTCAACACAGAATCTTGCTAAGACATAGTCattctaattatttaaaatagtttttctcaaactgtttccACTCCTAAAACCTCTGCCTCCTCTGGTAGACTCTGACAGCCCATCTGTATTCTCCATCATCAGTGGTAGCTCCTGCTTAAGCTCAACATATAAGATTTAATAGCGAAAATGGCTTGTCCCTGTTTGAAGTTTGTATTATAAAAGAAACATTGGTTGTTTTCTCCATTGTCCAagtataaaactgtattttttatcAAATATCCCTTTCTAAACTAAGGTATGCCTCTCTAGAGGTACCGATGCCCTCCATATTGAATAGTATCGATAGAAAACACAGAGCAAAGGTacaaatgaatgtttgttgatgTTAATCAATAAAGCTATCAACACCCAGTCAAACCTATAAAAGGAAGACTTTTGGGAAATTGTTCcccaaatacaaaaggaaaaaaacaatgtatcctaaaatgtttgcaaattttATAGCCAAATGCCTTCATGACTTCTCTGCTGATTCCGAAAGGCTCAGGGCCTAGCTGGGCATCGCCAGGATCCTGCCAAAGACCTACAGGCCTCCTGGAGCCTTGGAACAGAAGTCTTCAATGTAAGAAATATTCCCGAAAAAGAtttaagaggagaaataatacaGGCATACTTTTTGAGTCATGAAAAAATCGTTAGGTACTAATgaaaacatattaatatttatgcaGTAACAAACtagaattataaaaattcagACACCTGGGACTCACACTCTTTGAAACTCTTGTCAACCTCAAATATAATAACACCTTTCTTCCCCAAATCATGCCCTCCTTTTTTTCAACTCTACTACCAGTATTTT contains the following coding sequences:
- the TADA1 gene encoding transcriptional adapter 1 isoform X2, with product MATFVSELEAAKKNLSEALGDNVKQYWANLKLWFKQKISKEEFDLEAHRLLTQDNVHSHNDFLLAILTRCQILVSTPEGAGSLPWTGGSAAKPGKPKGKKKLSSVRQKFDHRFQPQNPLSGAQQFVAKDPQDDDELKLCSHTMMLPTRGQLEGRMIVTAYEHGLDNVTEEAVSAVVYAVENHLKDILTSVVSRRKAYRLRDGHFKYAFGSNVTPQPYLKNSVVAYNSLIESPPAFSAPCAGHNPASHPPPDDAEQQAALLLACSGDTLPAALPPVNMYDLFEALQVHREVIPTHTVYALNIERIITKLWHPNHEELQQDKVHRQRLAAKEGLSLC
- the TADA1 gene encoding transcriptional adapter 1 isoform X1; its protein translation is MATFVSELEAAKKNLSEALGDNVKQYWANLKLWFKQKISKEEFDLEAHRLLTQDNVHSHNDFLLAILTRCQILVSTPEGAGSLPWTGGSAAKPGKPKGKKKLSSVRQKFDHRFQPQNPLSGAQQFVAKDPQDDDELKLCSHTMMLPTRGQLEGRMIVTAYEHGLDNVTEEAVSAVVYAVENHLKDILTSVVSRRKAYRLRDGHFKYAFGSNVTPQPYLKNSVVAYNSLIESPPAFSAPCAGHNPASHPPPDDAEQQAALLLACSGDTLPAALPPVNMYDLFEALQGEADLRYRFSVPSGLPSRPREVWARRPQRPVLSPYRRPTPEASGREHSRSKRVRYTPRP